CGCCTTTGTGGGCTTTCGTggtgccgcggcggcggccatggagaGAGGGGCGGGGAGCGAGCAGGGGTCGCCCGAGAGCGAAATGGGCGACGGGGACAACGACAGCGTCGGCTACGGCGCGGAGATGGATGTGGACGCCGGGAGCGGCTCGGCcggggcggcgccggcgagctCGGCCTCGGCGTCGGCGTACGCGGCCCGCGCCGGCGCGTACGACGGCGTCGACCCGTTCGAGGGCATGGAGttcgacgacgaggaggacgcCTGGACGTTCTACAATGTGTACGCCCACCGCGTCGGGTTCAGCACCAGGATTAGCGTCATGCACCGGTCGCGGCGGGACGGCACCGTAATGTCGCGCCAGTTCGTCTGCGCCAAGGAAGGGTTCCGCACCTACCGCGGGAAGAACGAGGGTGCCCGTTCCGATGCTGGCGCCGGCGATGAGGATAGTGGGAGGGGCCGGCGGACACGGGCTGTCACGAGGGTTGGCTGCAAGGCCATGATCCGGGTGAAGAAGCAGGACAACGGCCGGTGGACTGTGACCAAGCTGGAGACTGCACATAACCATCCCCTGGTCCCTGCAAACCAGGTGCATTGTCTGCGCCCGCACAAGCCACTGTCAGAGTGTGGAAAGCAGCGGGCCTTTGGGGGCCATCGAAATGGTGGTACTCTTCTGGCCATTGAGCCGCCGCCAACACCTCTTACGCCGCCTGTGCCTCACACAAGCATAGCTCATGTGGTTCCCCAGTATGTTTCGGATGATATTGGAAATGGTACTCGAGTAATTTTGGATTATGTCAAACGCATGCAATCTGAAGATCCAGCGTTCTTTTATGCCATGCAGTTTGTCGAGGGGCATCCTGTAGGGAATGTCTTTTGGGCTGATGCGAGAGCTCAGATGGCATACAAAGACTTTGGAGATGCCGTTGTCTTGGATGACTACTGCAAAAGGAGCAAGCATGAACTTCCACTTGTCGTTTTTACTGGAGTCAATCACCATTGCCAGCCAGTCCTATTTTGTTGTGCCATCATTGCAGATAACACTGAGGCATcttttgtttggttgtttgaGACATTTCTCTTGGCAATGTCTGGTCAACACCCTGCCTCTCTTACCATGGAGCATGATAGTGCTGTACAATCAGCTGCTTCGAAGGTTTTTCCTCTAACTAGGCTCCAATTTTGCAAGTGGCACATCATGAATGAAGCGCAGGATAAGCTATCACATTTCCTGAATGCATTCCCATCCTTTCATGAGGGCTTTGTCAATTGTATCAACATGGCTGACACAATTGATGAGTTTGAAGCAAATTGGAAGGCATTAATTTCTAAGGTCAGCTCTCAAAACAGTGAATGGCTTGACTCAATGTACAATTGCCGGCATCAATGGGTCCCAGTTTACTTGAGGGATACATTCTTTGGGGATGTGTCATTAAAGCATCAGTGTGCAAGCAGGAGTTCATTATTTGAAGGTTACATCAGTGCCAAAACTGATTCACAGTCATTCATTCAGCAGTACGAAAAAGCTTTGGACTGTTGTTATGAGAAAGAGGTGAAGGAAGAATTTGATACAAAATATTCACTTCCGGATATCAAGACATCATCTCCTATTGAGAAGCAAGGAGCAGAGTTATACACAAAGTCAATGTTTTTGAAATTCCAACAGGAATTGATCAATGCCTCTGTTTCCACTGCTGCAATGGTAAAAGAGAAGGGCAATGTTTCCATTTATAAAGTGACCAAATCTGAAGGAAGTGAGAAGCCTTTTACAGTTGAATTCAGTTCTTCTGAAAGTTCTGCGACTTGTAGCTGTCGGATGTTTGAATATTTTGGTATTGTCTGTAGGCACATACTTACTGTGTTTGGTGCACGAGGTGTATCTGCACTTCCTTCacagtattttttaaaaagatggACAAAAAATGCCATGGATAGAAGCTCAAACAAGAAAGTTGGTGAAATTAGCAGAGTTGAGCCCAAGGAGGAGCAAAGAAGTAGCGCTGAAGATGGTGAGCAATCTCCGACATGGCGTTACAACAGTTTGTGTCGTGAAGCGCTTAGATATGCTGAAGAGGGAGCATCATCATTAGAGGTTTATATTGTAGCAATGCAGGCTCTTCAAGTGGCTGCTAACCGGGTTGATATGGCCAAGAGAGGTTTTGGACAGGTAGCACCATTAGCGGTGATGCCAATTGCAGCCCAACCACCAGAAAGTTTTGGAAAAATCCAGGAGATATGTTCTAGTAagcaaaagaagagaaaaaggaatccAAACAACTCAAGGGAGAACTCCACATCAAATCAACTTATGTATGCGCAACAACCTgataattttctttttgttgctcCTGGTTCATCAAGTGCTTCACAAGGGCCTAGTCAGCTAATTGCTGCTGCTCCCATTTCTTCGAGTACCCAGTATGGACAAACATCAGGTGCTAATCACTCAGTCGATGACAATACCTCACCTGCATCTCTAGCTGTTGACAAGTTTTCTGGATTGCCTAACCCAAATGCATCAGCATCAGCACATTCTTCAGGAAATGTGGAAGGAGGAGAAACAAAATCTACAGGGGCTGTTTCACAAATAAAAGAGGTAGTTTACTATACTGACTACTACAGTTCATATTCTGCATATTTTTAATGTTCTATTCTAGTCAGTTCTTATAGATTTATAGTGGACTAGAAAAAAACCCTCCATGCTTGGTATATGGTAAATTATGGCTAAGTACTGAAGAACACACGTCCTCTGTTCTTTTATAGGTGATGTTTAGGGTGATAGTCTCATTTGGTTATAAGCAATGCCCTATTGTTGATAGGTAATCTAACCATTTCTTTCAAATCGCCCGCCCTTGTTTAATGTGTACTGTATCGTATGTGTGCATTAATCACTTTGTTCATTGGTCACTTAGACTAAAATGGTAGGTCTTTGGTAGATCAACGAATTTAATGGCTAGTAAGAGAAACACATTTAATAGGGAGTGTCttttttgcatattttcttAATATGTGTTTATAAGTCTAGGATGGAGGAATATAATGCCATAATAATGCTTCTCAGAACTTTTCTCCACGTGCATGTGAACATAGGGTGTGAGACTATGAGGTTAAAAACAACATACAGAGGAGGGGTTGAGATCTTCTTCTGTTAACAAAAGAAGATAGTCTTTatgtatatttttcttgtaggCATTCTTACCAATTGAACTAAGATTCCAAATACATCCAGTTTAACCTTTTTCTCTTAGATTTGCATTGTGTACAATCAACTTGATCTTTTTTTTGTGGAAAGACCAGCAGGAAACATAACTAGGTTCTTGTTTGAATACCTTGAGCTATAAATTTTCTGGCATTATTGTGATGACATATATCGAAAAATATTGATTCTGTTTACCATCAAGCACAAATTGACAATAAGGGGCATTGCTCTCCTgtatacaacaacaacaaatttgGAGACAATTTCAGAATCGGATGTTAGATTTTGCATGCAGCACGCACATAGTGTTGCATCCATTGGTGAGCCTTTAATATGAACCCAAAAATCAGTGTTCCCTTGTGAACCATGGTTCTTTTTAGATTTAAACCTCATTCGTAAAGTTTGACTATCCATTCTTCATTTGGCTCATAAGCATTAATTTCTAACAGTGTTGTTCAGTGGGCTAGTATCATTGATTTCAATACACGTAGTACTTGACTACTGCATCATGGATTTCATGATGTCGCTTCTTGAAGCAATACGACTTGAGTTTACCTATGTGATGATATTGTCGGAACTAaaattaatttaattactttGTTTGTACTTGAGTGTTGTCCAGAGAGACAGAGACAATTTGACTAGATTGTCCTTTTTTCGTTTGAATCCTCAAGAGGCAGATGAAGAAAACTCAAGTGATTATCGTCAACTACAAAACAGTTTGAATAATTTGTTATCGACCTTTTGTATTGAAGAACGGGTAACTGTGATAACTAGATCGCCCCACCTGGCGGGCTCTAATTtttactttgtttatttcttgTTTGCCCTAATACACAGCTATTGCCAACTATATATAGCCGGCCAACTAAAGAGTCCCAATCCTAATCCAACTAACTATTAAACCGAATCTAACTCTATCTTCTAGCTGAttctatctctaaacaaatcacatcctaaattaccaaacttatctcctaataaAAAAGGTAACCTATCTCCTAACTTGATCTCATGCTCTACTGCACCTATATTCCATAACATTTTGCTTATTTGTATACACATTTTTCTTGCTTCTGTTGCTTAGAGCAAGCCTTTCTAATGAAGCTTCAGCTGAAGTGTGACTGCTTATAGGAAGAGTGAGCTTCAGTATTTAGCTTCTTGCTTAAGTGAACTTGTTGTAATTTGGACTGAACTTGTTTGAATTTGGACTATAGATGATACGATAAACAAGGTTATACTATTGGATCATGACATTCTTCATGGAAAAATCACTGATGACCAACATTTTATAATCTTATTAAGGCATACTATATTATGCGTATTAACAGCATACAAAAAATGATTGGGCAGTTTAAATCATGTAAAAGTAGTGTGGAGCAAGGGTAGGATCAGATGGGAGAGAACCAAGGGTTTATATTTAGATATTATCTTGCATTAGAGACGGAAGTGTTAGAATGTGAAGTAACTTCATTTTGATTTATAACGTGGCCACTTTCTCAAAGTTGCTTTGACTGATTCATTAACACTGCATTGATAAACTTGAAACTTTTGCTTGAGTTTTTCTTGTATACAATATAGCAATTAGCTACTCCCTCCAATCATAAATATTTGACGTTTTGGACAATATCCggtcaaacttttgaaactttgacTATGAATAACTTTTAAAATGTTTAGTTTGGAATCATAGAAATCATgtatagatttgtcttgaaaaataatttcataatctcataaatttcttgGATTCTACACATATATTCTAAaagaaaatagtagtcaaaggCATTGGAAACCGTGTCATATCCAAAAcgtcatgtattttttattagagTAATTATTAAAATATCTGGGAACATAGGATTATTGTGGCCAATCCAGATTAAGTGGGAACTGGGGTGGGTTTGGTACTCCCTCTAGGCACAtatcagtggcggatccaggaATTGGCAGTTGGGTATtcccaaataaaaaaattgtccaATTCAAAATTACCAAAAATTCACAGTAGCATAAATTAAAAGTATAAATTGTTCAAACTAAAGATGTTCCATACTTCAATGTAATaaagagaaattacaaaatatttgAAGAAAATTACAATGTAACTTTAACTTTGCGTTCCTTCATGGCTTGATACCGGTTGATGATGTCACTATCTTTAACTTGCAAAAAAAGTTCACGCTCAATAAATGTGACCAAGCAATCGTTCAAATATTGATCCCCCATCCTATTTCGCAACTTATTCTTCACATAATTCATTGAGGAAAATTCTCTCTCCACACTAGCAGTTGCTACGGGAAGTATTAGCACCAATTTGAGAAGCTTGTACACAATATCATGTTTGATATGCTTCCTTATTTCAACAAGCATAATGGAAAGCTTAGCAAGACTTTTCGCGTATCTAAACTTTTCATCTCTATGCATATCAGTAATAAATAATTGAAGTTGATAAGGAAGATGATTCATTTCTGATCTTGAGAAATCATTAGGATAAAATTGAGCAAGCTTAACCAAATTGGCTTTATCATAAGCCGCAAATGAATCAGCATGATTGAATGATGCCATGCAAAGAAGCAAATCTGTGTTTAACTCATCAAACTTATCATTAAGCTCTCGAAGTTGCCTATTAATAACACTTAAGAACATGTCAACATGAAAACGATGCAGATTCTTGACTTTTTTAAAGAATCTCTTGTCTCTTCCAACCGGTTTGTAGAAGCAGTCCATATTAGCAATTTTGATGGCATACTTGATACAAAAAGAATTGACATCTTTAAGAAAATCATCCCATCCACTATCTTCCCGCAGTTGTTGCAATTGAATCTTTGTCAAAAATATGAAATCTACTGCATTAACAATATCTTGATCCCTCTTCTGCAAAGCATGATTTAAGTCATCTGTGTACCCGAATACGGTTTGCATCAAGTGTGCTATGAatacaaactcaaatgactcaAATGTTGTCAACATTGTTTGTGCTTGTGAACACTCCGTGCCTTGAGAGTGATCTTTGCCAACCCTTATGAGAACACGCCGGATTGAAGGATACAAAGAGATAACATGCATAATAGTTTTATAGTGAGATCCCCAATGAGTATCTCCTGGTCTGCTTAAACCCATCTCTTGATTTTGACCATTTCCAGTTTCAATGTCGCCCAAATCTAATTCTTGTATAAGTCTTTGAGCTTGTTCTACTTGAAGCATTTGTGTCTTCTTACAAAAATTCCCAATAAGAGTCAACAAAAATCTAAGTTGCTCAaaaaaccaaacacaatctGAGTTTTCCTTAGCAACAGCTACAAGAGTTAACTGAAGTTGATGTGCAAAGCAATGCACATAATAAGCAGAAGGACATTCATCTATAATTAGTTTCTTTAGACCATTAGCATGACCCTTCATGTTACTAGCCCCATCATAGCCTTGCCCACGTACCATAGACAAGCTCAATGAATGGTCCATAAGTAGTGACTGAATTGCAGATTTAAGTGTCAAAGAAGTAGTGTTATCAACATGGACAACACCGAGAAACCTCTCAACTACCCTTCCCTTTTTGTCAACATAGCGCAAACAAAGAGCCAATTGTTCTTTTTGGTACACATCACTAGATTCATCGACAAGTATTGCAAAATAGTCACCAACAAGGTCTTCTATGATAAGCTTAGTAGTTTCTTTGGCACAACTATTGATGACATCTCTTTGTATTTGGGGGCCAGTTAGTTTACAGTTCTTTGGAGCATTCTTCAAAACTACCTTGCcaacttcttcaaaattttctacTAGCCAATGTAGTAGTTCAAGGAAATTTCCTTTATTAAGTGAATTTTCACTTTCGTCATGTCCACGACAAGACAAACCTTGATGCAAAAGAAACTTAAAGCATTTAAGTGAATATGTCAAACATGACATATATAGAACCTTCTCTTGTTTGGTGGTGGAAGCAAAGTTCTCAACAATTGACGATTTAGGTGTAAGGAAGGAATTATATTTCTCTTGAGCTACATTGTGAAAACTAGTCATATCACCAAAATGTTTTGCAACCCTCTTTCTCATGTGCCAATTTCTAAATCCTCTTTTTACAAAAGCATCTCCACCAGAGCAATTAGTTTTATGCTTGAACAAATAGCAAACTAAACAGAATGCATCATCTAGTTCTACACTATATTCAAGCCAACTGAAGTCATCAAACCAAGTAGCAATGAAGTGTCGTGGTTTACCTCCAATTTTCCTTACGGGAAAATCATGGCCTCATGGTTGACATGGCCCCAATGCAATATATCCCCTTATCACTGAGTTTCGTTCATTGACAGCATAGCCTTTGATGGGAATCCTCTTTCCGGGATCATAAGAAAGAAAGTCAAGATCATAAATAGCTTCATCACTTGATTCATACTCTAATTCATCACCATCTCTGATAGGGGACAAAGGGGAAGGTTCTGAAGGATCGGTCACTTCTATGCTTGCTATCTCAGGTTCATTGCTAGCTATCTCTAGTTCGATTGGTTCAGGCACTTCACTTGCTATCTCTGGTTGAACGGAGGGGATACTTTGATCCGGAGCTTGACTCTCAATAGCAATCGACTGTTGCATTGATGTGGAATCTACCTTCCGTGTCTTTGCAGCTCTTTCCCGCAAAGATTTCAAATCAATTgatttcttcttcatttttcaattcaaagctgtattacaatctacatgaaaattgaaaacaaacACACCTCAGATCTAAATAACAGTACTATTTGTGCAAGAAAATTAGGAACCGGGGGAAGGGGAATTGGGGATTCTCATTCTCTCATTCTCAGATAGTCAGATTCTCACCTGCTGTGCTCGGGCAGCTTGGCGCACACGAGGACGTCGCGTGGGAGGAGTGCAGTGATGCGGCAATGCACGAAGAGTCGCAGACGTGATGAAGAGTGTGAGGCCAGAGGTGGAGGCGCTACTGCATGGCAAGGCAAGCAGGCGCTCTGCGCTCCGTGCTCGCCGCCAGCGCCCCGTGCCCCTGTGCGGCCGTGCGTTGCTAGGTTTGGGCGATttgggattttgggggagatcGGAGTCTCGGAGACGACTCAGACGAGAATATGAACAGGGCAACAGGTCCCGTGCGGCCTGCTGGACCTGCCGGTTGGTTTGCTGCCTTGCTGAGCGTGGGTTGTGGTCTGCAGGGCATCCTGGTCAGGTAAGAGCTGTTGTGGTTGTGCATTTGGGCTAAAGACTCAAGAAACAATGATATGGCCCAACTAGTTTACCAAAAGAGTTGGGTATTCCTGGGAATACCCATCCATCATGATGGATCCACCAGTGGCACATATACTTGACATTCTGGATAACGACACGGTCTCCAAAACATagctttgatcactattttttattggaatatatttataaatccaAAATtgttatgatattatgaaagtgcATTTCAAGATAAGTCTGTACATATGACTTTCATGTTTCCAACCTATATATTTGAAAAGATATTGATTGccaaagtttcaaaagtttgatcAAAAGCATGTCCAAAATGTCATGTTTTCATGATTGGAGGGAGTATTTTGTATCAGGCTAGCAGCGTATATTAGCGATGTCTTGGATATGGCATGTTTGCCTGGTAACTGTCAATAGTGTATGAGAATTATGGTATTCTTACCAATTTAAGTATAGTTCCGGGGCTGATATGTCAGAAAtgttgcatgtcatttattacAGTTGTAAcattctctttcttttgttttttttagaggTAATATTATTAGCTTACGTAAGTCCCGGACTTTCCAAAAATATCCTTTGATGTCATGAATTGAACCCTATCTCCTAAGGTTTTCTTGACATTTAATCGGGTATTGTGTGGTGCGCTCTGACAACAGTTGTATGGGTATATTTCAGTTGCATCATTGAACAAACTTTGTATCTTCAGTCCTCTGTGAGAAGGTGATTTGCCTTTGTATAAGAACTTAGCACATCAGTTTGGTGCATGGTTATTACCAGTAGAGACAACATCAAGGTCCCTCTTATTATAAGCTGCCATGGAGCTTATATCTTAGTTTTGCTCTTGCCATAGCTTTTTTTCCACTTGCAGTCATGACTAGCTTGTATTTCCTTATTACATGTACAAAGTGATTGCAATTTCAATCATCATGCCCTTTCTACACTAGCGTCAAGGTTCTAACTGTGATAAGTCCTTATGAAATCTGCAGAGCCATGAACTATCCCAAGCTAATGGTAACAGGGGATGCAGTGTAAATACATTAAACGCTAGTGCTGCACCACAGCTCGTGACTGTTCCTATTGGATTGTGCCTTCCGTCCATGGATGGCTCCAAGATATCTGCAGGTATGTGGTGCCACAATCTTACTTTGCTACTCAAATCTATAAGTTGTTCCAAACATCAAATCCCAGTTCTGTTTgtatataattataatatgtaCCAGTTTATGCCTGAACCTTTCTGTTAAGTTGTTGCTGTGATATACATGAGTAATTTGAGTTTTTTAAAAGTTAATGCATATATGATAGTCCATATTACTAACATGGTCATTTTGACATCACTTTTGATGCAGCTGGTATGAATTCTGTACATTCCGGAGATATCAGTAGCAACGGTAAGGTGTCACTTGGTCTTCATCAATGTCAGTCATCTGCACAACAGTCAACTACACATTCACAGACAAAAACACTTGACAGTATTGATTCTCGGGCAAATCCTGAGGGTTCTTCTATAAGGGCCGCAGCCATTGCAGCTGGTGCACGCATTGCGTCTCCATCTGATGCAGCTTCAATCATAAAAGCGGCACAGTCGAAAGGTGCCATCCACATTAAGCCTGGGGAAAACCTCCCGAATTACCTGAAACCATTAGCACCAAAACCGCTCTCCTCGCTACCACTGGTGAACACACCCAACTGGGCACATGCATCCCCTGGCCATATGCAGTCGGGACAGTGTAGCTTTGGTGATTCCGCAGCAGCCAAGGACGCAATTTTTGGTTCCACAGATGGCAGTGACAACGATGAGTACGATGATGACActgatgacgatgaagatgaggagCTAACCAGCGATGAGGCAGAACAAGAATGATCTTCTCTCCTTTCTCTAACCTCTTCTAATGTGGCTTCTGAGGTCCTGATCTTTAACAACTTTTTCAGCAGTGGAATCTCGTAGAGCATAGCTGTATACATGTTTATAGCCTGTATTTAAGATCCCAACTATGACCTCCATGAGCCTAGAATTCC
The nucleotide sequence above comes from Phragmites australis chromosome 4, lpPhrAust1.1, whole genome shotgun sequence. Encoded proteins:
- the LOC133915771 gene encoding protein FAR1-RELATED SEQUENCE 9-like isoform X4 yields the protein MERGAGSEQGSPESEMGDGDNDSVGYGAEMDVDAGSGSAGAAPASSASASAYAARAGAYDGVDPFEGMEFDDEEDAWTFYNVYAHRVGFSTRISVMHRSRRDGTVMSRQFVCAKEGFRTYRGKNEGARSDAGAGDEDSGRGRRTRAVTRVGCKAMIRVKKQDNGRWTVTKLETAHNHPLVPANQVHCLRPHKPLSECGKQRAFGGHRNGGTLLAIEPPPTPLTPPVPHTSIAHVVPQYVSDDIGNGTRVILDYVKRMQSEDPAFFYAMQFVEGHPVGNVFWADARAQMAYKDFGDAVVLDDYCKRSKHELPLVVFTGVNHHCQPVLFCCAIIADNTEASFVWLFETFLLAMSGQHPASLTMEHDSAVQSAASKVFPLTRLQFCKWHIMNEAQDKLSHFLNAFPSFHEGFVNCINMADTIDEFEANWKALISKVSSQNSEWLDSMYNCRHQWVPVYLRDTFFGDVSLKHQCASRSSLFEGYISAKTDSQSFIQQYEKALDCCYEKEVKEEFDTKYSLPDIKTSSPIEKQGAELYTKSMFLKFQQELINASVSTAAMVKEKGNVSIYKVTKSEGSEKPFTVEFSSSESSATCSCRMFEYFGIVCRHILTVFGARGVSALPSQYFLKRWTKNAMDRSSNKKVGEISRVEPKEEQRSSAEDGEQSPTWRYNSLCREALRYAEEGASSLEVYIVAMQALQVAANRVDMAKRGFGQVAPLAVMPIAAQPPESFGKIQEICSSKQKKRKRNPNNSRENSTSNQLMYAQQPDNFLFVAPGSSSASQGPSQLIAAAPISSSTQYGQTSASAHSSGNVEGGETKSTGAVSQIKEGTKGKVLKDRSLLCLLSQLGAHEDVAWEECSDAAMHEESQT
- the LOC133915771 gene encoding protein FAR1-RELATED SEQUENCE 5-like isoform X3, whose translation is MERGAGSEQGSPESEMGDGDNDSVGYGAEMDVDAGSGSAGAAPASSASASAYAARAGAYDGVDPFEGMEFDDEEDAWTFYNVYAHRVGFSTRISVMHRSRRDGTVMSRQFVCAKEGFRTYRGKNEGARSDAGAGDEDSGRGRRTRAVTRVGCKAMIRVKKQDNGRWTVTKLETAHNHPLVPANQVHCLRPHKPLSECGKQRAFGGHRNGGTLLAIEPPPTPLTPPVPHTSIAHVVPQYVSDDIGNGTRVILDYVKRMQSEDPAFFYAMQFVEGHPVGNVFWADARAQMAYKDFGDAVVLDDYCKRSKHELPLVVFTGVNHHCQPVLFCCAIIADNTEASFVWLFETFLLAMSGQHPASLTMEHDSAVQSAASKVFPLTRLQFCKWHIMNEAQDKLSHFLNAFPSFHEGFVNCINMADTIDEFEANWKALISKVSSQNSEWLDSMYNCRHQWVPVYLRDTFFGDVSLKHQCASRSSLFEGYISAKTDSQSFIQQYEKALDCCYEKEVKEEFDTKYSLPDIKTSSPIEKQGAELYTKSMFLKFQQELINASVSTAAMVKEKGNVSIYKVTKSEGSEKPFTVEFSSSESSATCSCRMFEYFGIVCRHILTVFGARGVSALPSQYFLKRWTKNAMDRSSNKKVGEISRVEPKEEQRSSAEDGEQSPTWRYNSLCREALRYAEEGASSLEVYIVAMQALQVAANRVDMAKRGFGQVAPLAVMPIAAQPPESFGKIQEICSSKQKKRKRNPNNSRENSTSNQLMYAQQPDNFLFVAPGSSSASQGPSQLIAAAPISSSTQYGQTSGANHSVDDNTSPASLAVDKFSGLPNPNASASAHSSGNVEGGETKSTGAVSQIKEGTKGKVLKDRSLLCLLSQLGAHEDVAWEECSDAAMHEESQT
- the LOC133915771 gene encoding protein FAR1-RELATED SEQUENCE 5-like isoform X1, with the protein product MERGAGSEQGSPESEMGDGDNDSVGYGAEMDVDAGSGSAGAAPASSASASAYAARAGAYDGVDPFEGMEFDDEEDAWTFYNVYAHRVGFSTRISVMHRSRRDGTVMSRQFVCAKEGFRTYRGKNEGARSDAGAGDEDSGRGRRTRAVTRVGCKAMIRVKKQDNGRWTVTKLETAHNHPLVPANQVHCLRPHKPLSECGKQRAFGGHRNGGTLLAIEPPPTPLTPPVPHTSIAHVVPQYVSDDIGNGTRVILDYVKRMQSEDPAFFYAMQFVEGHPVGNVFWADARAQMAYKDFGDAVVLDDYCKRSKHELPLVVFTGVNHHCQPVLFCCAIIADNTEASFVWLFETFLLAMSGQHPASLTMEHDSAVQSAASKVFPLTRLQFCKWHIMNEAQDKLSHFLNAFPSFHEGFVNCINMADTIDEFEANWKALISKVSSQNSEWLDSMYNCRHQWVPVYLRDTFFGDVSLKHQCASRSSLFEGYISAKTDSQSFIQQYEKALDCCYEKEVKEEFDTKYSLPDIKTSSPIEKQGAELYTKSMFLKFQQELINASVSTAAMVKEKGNVSIYKVTKSEGSEKPFTVEFSSSESSATCSCRMFEYFGIVCRHILTVFGARGVSALPSQYFLKRWTKNAMDRSSNKKVGEISRVEPKEEQRSSAEDGEQSPTWRYNSLCREALRYAEEGASSLEVYIVAMQALQVAANRVDMAKRGFGQVAPLAVMPIAAQPPESFGKIQEICSSKQKKRKRNPNNSRENSTSNQLMYAQQPDNFLFVAPGSSSASQGPSQLIAAAPISSSTQYGQTSGANHSVDDNTSPASLAVDKFSGLPNPNASASAHSSGNVEGGETKSTGAVSQIKESHELSQANGNRGCSVNTLNASAAPQLVTVPIGLCLPSMDGSKISAAGMNSVHSGDISSNGKVSLGLHQCQSSAQQSTTHSQTKTLDSIDSRANPEGSSIRAAAIAAGARIASPSDAASIIKAAQSKGAIHIKPGENLPNYLKPLAPKPLSSLPLVNTPNWAHASPGHMQSGQCSFGDSAAAKDAIFGSTDGSDNDEYDDDTDDDEDEELTSDEAEQE
- the LOC133915771 gene encoding protein FAR1-RELATED SEQUENCE 5-like isoform X2; protein product: MERGAGSEQGSPESEMGDGDNDSVGYGAEMDVDAGSGSAGAAPASSASASAYAARAGAYDGVDPFEGMEFDDEEDAWTFYNVYAHRVGFSTRISVMHRSRRDGTVMSRQFVCAKEGFRTYRGKNEGARSDAGAGDEDSGRGRRTRAVTRVGCKAMIRVKKQDNGRWTVTKLETAHNHPLVPANQVHCLRPHKPLSECGKQRAFGGHRNGGTLLAIEPPPTPLTPPVPHTSIAHVVPQYVSDDIGNGTRVILDYVKRMQSEDPAFFYAMQFVEGHPVGNVFWADARAQMAYKDFGDAVVLDDYCKRSKHELPLVVFTGVNHHCQPVLFCCAIIADNTEASFVWLFETFLLAMSGQHPASLTMEHDSAVQSAASKVFPLTRLQFCKWHIMNEAQDKLSHFLNAFPSFHEGFVNCINMADTIDEFEANWKALISKVSSQNSEWLDSMYNCRHQWVPVYLRDTFFGDVSLKHQCASRSSLFEGYISAKTDSQSFIQQYEKALDCCYEKEVKEEFDTKYSLPDIKTSSPIEKQGAELYTKSMFLKFQQELINASVSTAAMVKEKGNVSIYKVTKSEGSEKPFTVEFSSSESSATCSCRMFEYFGIVCRHILTVFGARGVSALPSQYFLKRWTKNAMDRSSNKKVGEISRVEPKEEQRSSAEDGEQSPTWRYNSLCREALRYAEEGASSLEVYIVAMQALQVAANRVDMAKRGFGQVAPLAVMPIAAQPPESFGKIQEICSSKQKKRKRNPNNSRENSTSNQLMYAQQPDNFLFVAPGSSSASQGPSQLIAAAPISSSTQYGQTSASAHSSGNVEGGETKSTGAVSQIKESHELSQANGNRGCSVNTLNASAAPQLVTVPIGLCLPSMDGSKISAAGMNSVHSGDISSNGKVSLGLHQCQSSAQQSTTHSQTKTLDSIDSRANPEGSSIRAAAIAAGARIASPSDAASIIKAAQSKGAIHIKPGENLPNYLKPLAPKPLSSLPLVNTPNWAHASPGHMQSGQCSFGDSAAAKDAIFGSTDGSDNDEYDDDTDDDEDEELTSDEAEQE